From a region of the Lactuca sativa cultivar Salinas chromosome 4, Lsat_Salinas_v11, whole genome shotgun sequence genome:
- the LOC111896500 gene encoding 3'-5' exonuclease — translation MAFQSTNPTITYDSTSSKYHVNYDRKTIVTTVTDKAAVAEEWVGEIVMLYANHPSMVVGLDVEWRPHHISYMSNKSATLQLCIDTKCLILQLFYMDEIPLSLKSFLLNPKFTFVGIEVEGDISKLKNEYGLDCAKSADIREEAKKKFPGRFRRPGLKDMAMEVAGIHMKKPKHVCMSNWEARVLNENQVEYGCIDAYASYKIAYKLFFSD, via the coding sequence ATGGCTTTTCAAAGCACCAATCCGACTATAACATACGACTCTACATCCTCCAAGTATCACGTCAACTACGACCGCAAAACCATTGTAACAACTGTCACTGATAAAGCTGCCGTCGCTGAGGAATGGGTGGGCGAAATCGTCATGCTCTATGCGAACCACCCAAGCATGGTGGTAGGTCTGGATGTTGAATGGCGTCCTCACCATATCAGCTACATGAGCAACAAATCTGCCACCCTCCAACTCTGCATCGACACCAAGTGTTTAATCCTTCAACTGTTTTACATGGATGAAATCCCACTGTCCCTAAAGAGTTTTCTTCTCAACCCTAAGTTCACTTTTGTGGGCATTGAGGTTGAGGGTGATATATCAAAGCTGAAGAATGAGTATGGGTTGGATTGTGCTAAAAGTGCTGATATTCGTGAAGAGGCGAAAAAGAAATTTCCTGGAAGGTTTCGACGACCAGGTTTGAAGGATATGGCTATGGAAGTTGCAGGGATTCACATGAAGAAGCCAAAGCATGTGTGTATGAGTAACTGGGAGGCAAGAGTTTTAAATGAAAATCAAGTTGAATATGGATGTATCGATGCCTATGCTTCATACAAGATTGCTTacaagcttttcttttcagattaG
- the LOC111896435 gene encoding protein PHYLLO, chloroplastic encodes MNLQIKLHSSPSSFLHFHTITFLPSKTNITIPSRNRFTFLRQRRNAPNFKIVRSSMQVNEVKFMEAEEAELLLATCITRTLPPALTLESGLEKIRDSVEDLKSKPRAKAGMYRYQIAVSPGSRALSLFCSQDPSLGVFPQFFVSTEFEKPTNKFLSFTTSHGVFGIGVAVFIKTPFSSTSIENISFRRYQSLDSTHLKAYGLFGHNSVKYENISPYMFIPQIELVESDGLSILSATLAWNDSSLYPYDKAFDVIIYLTTALTRPIANECLNKSINAVLKKFNMVEDKHAQMVYTDALLLREGCLDHMELENTSSSYQFSLRLSATVVVCNNMLDQFRDIAHSLKQSSNINTLWASLIIEECYRLGLTYFCIAPGSRSTPLAIAATSHPMTNCIACFDERSLAFHAIGYAKGSQKPAVVITSSGTAVSNLLPAVVEASQDFLPLLLLTADRPPELLDTGANQAINQVNIFGSFVRQFFNLPVPTDDISARMVLTTVDSAVNHATSSPCGPVHINCPFREPLENTPKEWSQSCLKGLEFWVSSSQPFTNYFQSHDSFTHGDVADVLGVIQGAKHGILLIGAIFKEDDIWASLLLAKHLKWPVFADILSGLRLRKYKNSVLKLNESILFVDHLDHLLLSPEVRNRINPDVILQIGSRITSKRVSQMIQDSSPCQYILVDNHPNRHDPSHVITHRIQGHIRHFTNCVMRSCTTKINTQWTNFLCSINMMVEWEISFLIHSENNLSEPYVAHVTSEAIEFGSTMFIGNSMPIRDADMYGSSHGKGSHGKITKLPSGFPFTWIQVAGNRGASGIDGLLSTAIGFAVGHNKKVVCVIGDVSFLHDTNGLALLKQRISRKQMTIIVINNHGGAIFSLLPIANKAEEKILSQYFYTSHDVGIHNLCNAHGVKHVHVSTKSELQKALLNSQHEESDCVIEVESSIDANKNFHSNLRQFSCQAAGNSLSIISKLSVLNSIKVHKLEFFQYRIQLCAPLTTPVVNDNYREGFVLTLYLEDGSTGIGEVAPLGTHKGTLQDAQEQLQFLTHVIKGSTLHSSLPLLNGSFSSWIWTNLGIPPDSILPSVRCGLEMAILNAIASVQGCSSSMLNILHPSAPKQESPQKSSNITICALLDSNGTPSEVAYLASKLVEEGFTTIKLKVARRAHPIEDAQVIQEIRKKIGFHIQLRVDANKKWSFNDALQFGSNVKECELQYIEEPVNDEDDIIKFCEESGIPVALDETIDNLQENPLQALSRFTHDKIVAVVIKPSFVGGFEKAAYIARWAHHHGKLAVVSAAFESGISLSAYVQFSCFLEMKNKDICKIMNKEIVSDVAHGLGTYKWLKDDVIITESLCFTKSQASVFDAGQTLTNFKINRNSVFRSFESEKLWNYTQKVDVEGMTFSINVKELGDKRNDNVIVFLHGFLGSSEDWIPIMNAMSASSRCIAIDLPGHGGSKMDAIDDVAQGVELSMQVVTDMLEKLVLVLTTKKVTLVGYSMGARITLYMALKFKNMIKGVVMISGSPGLDDVAKRKSRSVKDDSLACALVSYGVELFIETWYSGEMWESLRSHPQFEQIVADRSKHDDVSGLVKTLSGLSTGRQPSLWEDLKHVKSPVVVIVGERDEKFKKIGERMCVTLGKSRVVEVPNCGHAVHIESPLLVIRSITEFLTRLDS; translated from the exons ATGAATCTCCAGATCAAGCTACATTCTTCTCCCTCTTCCTTCCTACATTTCCATACTATCACCTTTCTGCCTTCTAAAACCAACATCACCATACCCTCCCGCAATCGCTTCACATTTCTTCGTCAGCGCCGGAATGCTCCGAATTTCAAG ATTGTGCGGAGTTCAATGCAAGTAAACGAAGTTAAATTCATGGAGGCGGAGGAGGCCGAACTACTCCTGGCTACCTGCATTACGCGTACATTGCCTCCAGCACTGACGCTAGAATCGGGACTCGAAAAGATTAGAGATTCGGTTGAGGACTTGAAGTCGAAACCTCGTGCTAAAGCTGGAATGTACAGATATCAG ATTGCTGTATCCCCTGGTTCAAGAGCATTGAGTTTGTTTTGCAGTCAAGATCCATCACTAGGAGTATTTCCTCAGTTTTTTGTTTCTACAGAGTTTGAGAAGCCAACCAATAAGTTTCTCTCATTCACTACAAGTCATGGAGTCTTTGGAATTGGTGTTGCGGTTTTCATCAAGACTCCTTTTTCCTCTACCTCAATAGAGAACATTTCTTTCAGAAGATATCAGTCCCTTGATTCAACACATCTGAAGGCTTATGGTTTATTTGGCCACAATTCTGTAAAGTATGAGAACATATCACCCTACATGTTCATTCCCCAA ATAGAATTAGTCGAGTCTGATGGGTTATCCATATTATCCGCCACACTAGCATGGAATGACTCTTCCCTTTATCCATATGACAAGGCTTTTGATGTTATTATTTATCTCACAACAG CTCTTACAAGGCCCATTGCAAATGAATGTCTGAACAAATCAATTAATGCTGTTCTAAAAAAGTTCAACATGGTGGAGGATAAACATGCACAAATG GTATATACAGATGCTCTTTTGCTGAGGGAAGGTTGCCTTGACCACATGGAACTG GAAAACACATCATCATCATACCAGTTCTCCCTAAGACTTTCAGCTACTGTAGTTGTCTGCAATAACATG CTGGATCAGTTCAGAGATATAGCTCATTCTTTAAAACAATCTTCAAACATCAATACATTGTGGGCATCACTAATAATCGAAGAATGCTATCGACTCGGTTTAACT tacTTTTGTATAGCTCCAGGATCACGTTCCACTCCACTAGCCATTGCTGCAACTTCTCACCCTATGACAAATTGCATTGCATGCTTTGATGAAAGATCACTTGCTTTTCATGCTATTGGTTATGCAAAAGGCTCTCAAAAACCAGCTGTGGTTATAACCTCATCAGGCACTGCAGTTTCAAATCTTTTACCTGCT GTAGTGGAAGCTTCTCAAGATTTTTTACCTCTTCTATTACTCACAGCAGATCGCCCCCCTGAGCTTCTTGATACTGGAGCCAACCAAGCAATTAATCAA GTTAACATATTTGGGTCATTTGTGAGGCAATTTTTCAATCTTCCTGTACCCACAGACGATATTTCTGCAAGAATGGTTTTAACAACTGTTGACTCTGCTGTAAATCATGCCACGTCATCACCTTGTGGACCTGTACATATCAATTGTCCTTTCAGGGAGCCTCtagaaaacacaccaaaagaaTGGAGTCAAAGTTGCTTAAAAGGATTAGAGTTTTGGGTATCAAGTAGTCAACCATTTACAAACTATTTCCAATCTCATGATTCTTTCACACATGGTGATGTGGCAGATGTGTTAGGTGTAATACAAGGTGCAAAACATGGGATTCTGCTAATTGGTGCGATTTTTAAAGAGGATGATATCTGGGCATCTTTATTATTAGCTAAACACCTTAAATGGCCAGTTTTTGCTGATATTTTATCAGGTTTAAGGTTGAGAAAATATAAAAATTCTGTTTTGAAACTTAATGAGAGTATTCTTTTTGTTGATCATTTGGATCATTTGCTACTTTCTCCTGAAGTCAGAAATCGGATAAATCCAGATGTTATTCTTCAG ATTGGAAGCAGAATAACAAGCAAACGTGTTTCACAAATGATACAAGATTCTTCTCCATGTCAATATATATTAGTGGATAACCATCCTAATCGACATGATCCCTCACATGTAATTACACATAGGATTCAAGGTCATATCCGTCATTTTACCAATTGTGTGATGAGATCTTGCACAACCAAAATCAACACCCAATGGACAAATTTCCTGTGTTCAATAAACATGATG GTTGAGTGGGAGATATCATTTTTAATACATTCAGAGAACAATTTGAGTGAACCATATGTTGCTCATGTGACTTCAGAAGCTATTGAATTTGGATCCACAATGTTCATAGGAAATAGCATGCCAATACGCGATGCAGATATGTATGGAAGTAGTCATGGAAAGGGTAGTCATGGtaaaattaccaaattaccctcaGGTTTTCCATTCACCTGGATACAAGTGGCTGGAAACAGAGGTGCTAGTGGTATCGATGGTTTACTCAGTACTGCTATTGGTTTTGCTGTAGGCCACAACAAAAAA GTTGTTTGTGTGATTGGAGATGTTTCCTTTTTACATGATACAAATGGATTAGCACTTTTGAAACAGAG GATTTCAAGAAAACAGATGACAATAATTGTGATCAACAACCATGGAGGTGCGATTTTTAGTCTTCTACCTATTGCAAATAAAGCTGAAGAAAAAATACTGAGTCAATATTTTTACACATCTCATGATGTTGGAATTCACAACTTATGCAATGCACATGG TGTGAAGCATGTACATGTCAGCACAAAATCTGAGCTCCAAAAGGCTCTGTTAAATTCTCAACATGAAGAAAGTGATTGTGTTATTGAAGTTGAGAGCTCCATTGATGCCAATAAAAACTTTCACAGTAATTTAAGACAATTTTCATGTCAAGCAGCAGGGAATTCTTTATCCATTATTTCAAAGCTATCAGTTCTCAATTCAATTAAAGTTCATAAACTGGAGTTTTTTCAATACAG AATTCAACTCTGTGCTCCATTGACAACTCCTGTTGTTAATGACAATTATAGAGAAGGATTTGTGTTAACTTTGTATCTTGAAGATGGAAGTACTGGAATTGGAGAG GTGGCACCACTTGGGACCCACAAGGGAACTCTTCAAGATGCACAAGAGCAACTTCAGTTTCTTACACATGTTATAAAAGGATCCACTTTACATTCATCTCTTCCTCTTCTAAATGGATCCTTCTCTTCATGGATATGGACCAATTTAGGAATCCCA ccaGATTCTATTCTTCCAAGTGTTAGATGTGGTTTGGAAATGGCGATTCTTAATGCTATAGCTTCAGTACAAGGTTGTTCTTCCAGTATGTTAAATATCCTTCACCCTTCAGCACCCAAACAAGAAAGTCCTCAAAAGTCATCAAATATTACAATTTGTGCCCTTCTTGACTCTAATGGAACTCCTTCTGAAGTTGCTTATCTTGCATCCAAACTTGTTGAAGAAGGTTTCACTACAATCAAACTAAAA GTGGCACGTAGGGCCCATCCTATTGAAGATGCTCAAGTCATACAAGAAATAAGGAAGAAAATCGGTTTCCATATTCAACTTCGTGTTGATGCAAATAAAAAATGGTCTTTTAATGATGCTCTTCAATTTGGTTCTAATGTGAAGGAATGTGAACTTCAATATATTGag GAGCCTGTAAATGATGAAGATGATATAATTAAATTTTGTGAAGAAAGCGGAATACCTGTAGCCCTAGATGAAACCATTGACAATCTTCAAGAAAATCCTCTTCAAGCTCTTTCAAGATTCACACATGACAAAATTGTTGCTGTT GTAATTAAACCAAGCTTTGTTGGTGGATTTGAGAAGGCTGCATACATTGCAAGGTGGGCCCACCATCATGGAAAATTAGCTGTTGTCAGTGCTGCATTCGAAAGTGGAATATCTTTGTCAGCTTACGTTCAATTTTCTTGTTTTCTTGAAATGAAAAATAAAGATATTTGCAAAATAATGAATAAGGAAATTGTATCTGACGTGGCACATGGTCTTGGAACATACAAGTGGctcaaagatgatgtcatcatcACCGAGTCATTGTGTTTTACGAAAAGTCAAGCTTCTGTTTTTGATgccggtcaaactttgaccaactTCAAAATCAATCGGAATTCGGTATTCCGGAGTTTTGAGAGTGAGAAACTATGGAATTATACACAAAAGGTGGATGTTGAGGGGATGACATTTTCCATCAATGTGAAAGAGCTTGGAGACAAAAGAAAT gaTAATGTTATTGTATTTCTTCATGGATTCCTTGGGAGTAGTGAAGATTGGATTCCCATCATGAACGCCATGTCAGCATCTTCTAGATGTATCGCAATCGACCTCCCTGGTCATGGTGGGTCAAAGATGGATGCCATTGATGACGTGGCACAAGGAGTTGAGCTTTCAATGCAGGTAGTTACAGATATGCTAGAGAAACTGGTCCTTGTGCTAACCACTAAAAAAGTGACACTTGTCGGATACTCCATGGGAGCGAGGATCACTTTATACATGGCTTTGAAAttcaaaaatatgataaaaggaGTAGTGATGATATCTGGAAGCCCTGGATTGGATGACGTGGCAAAAAGAAAGTCTAGAAGTGTTAAAGACGATTCTTTAGCATGTGCACTTGTTTCATATGGTGTTGAATTATTCATTGAGACATGGTATTCTGGAGAGATGTGGGAAAg CTTAAGAAGCCATCCACAATTTGAGCAAATAGTTGCTGACCGGTCAAAACATGATGACGTGTCAGGTCTTGTAAAAACACTCTCTGGCCTAAGCACCGGAAGACAACC GTCATTGTGGGAAGATCTAAAGCATGTGAAATCTCCTGTTGTGGTTATTGTTGGTGAGAGAGATGAGAAATTTAAGAAGATTGGTGAGAGGATGTGCGTGACACTTGGCAAGAGTAGAGTGGTTGAGGTTCCTAATTGTGGGCATGCTGTTCATATAGAGAGCCCACTCCTTGTAATCCGATCGATAACAGAGTTTCTCACTAGACTTGATTCATAA